Proteins from one Mesorhizobium sp. M9A.F.Ca.ET.002.03.1.2 genomic window:
- a CDS encoding alcohol dehydrogenase family protein, with the protein MNAMTKTLPATMAAVLLTGHGGPEKLVYRTDVKVPSPAPGEVLVKVTACGMNNTDVWVRQGAYGTEEDAAAVSTWRRQGNTLTFPRIQGTDTVGHIVAVGDGVSPDRIGERVMVDFSIYNRDDDSLADIDYMGHGRDGGYAEYQAVPAENAHVVDTELTDVELATFCCAYLTGEQMLERAALRAGERVLVTGASGGVGSGIVQLARARGAIPYAVVGKGKEQAVRDIGAEAVITRGVADLPAAVNEATGGKPIDVVADLVGGAIFNDLLRILRPEGRYTTAGAIAGPVVQLDLRTMYLKQLQLHGSSQGTRADFRRIVRYIEDKKIRPLVGGVYRLSDFHRAQADFIAKDFVGKLVVVPDAVGSAT; encoded by the coding sequence ATGAATGCCATGACCAAAACCCTCCCCGCCACTATGGCCGCCGTACTCCTCACCGGGCACGGCGGACCAGAAAAGCTCGTCTACCGCACCGACGTGAAAGTGCCCTCGCCCGCGCCGGGCGAGGTGCTGGTCAAGGTCACTGCCTGCGGTATGAACAACACCGATGTCTGGGTGCGCCAGGGCGCGTATGGCACGGAAGAAGACGCTGCCGCCGTGTCGACCTGGCGGCGGCAAGGCAACACGCTGACTTTCCCGCGCATCCAGGGCACCGACACGGTCGGCCACATCGTCGCCGTCGGCGACGGCGTCTCGCCTGATCGTATCGGCGAGCGGGTGATGGTCGACTTCTCCATCTACAACCGCGACGACGATTCGCTCGCCGACATTGACTATATGGGCCATGGCCGCGATGGCGGTTATGCCGAATACCAGGCCGTGCCGGCCGAGAACGCGCATGTCGTCGACACCGAACTGACCGATGTCGAACTTGCCACCTTCTGCTGCGCCTATCTCACCGGCGAACAGATGCTGGAACGCGCCGCATTGAGGGCCGGCGAGCGCGTGCTGGTCACCGGCGCGTCGGGCGGCGTCGGCTCGGGCATCGTGCAGCTGGCGCGGGCGCGCGGCGCCATCCCCTATGCCGTCGTCGGCAAGGGCAAGGAACAGGCCGTGCGCGACATCGGCGCCGAGGCGGTGATCACCCGTGGCGTCGCCGACCTGCCCGCGGCGGTCAACGAGGCGACCGGCGGCAAGCCGATCGACGTGGTTGCCGACCTCGTCGGCGGCGCGATTTTCAACGACCTGTTGCGCATTCTTCGGCCCGAAGGCCGCTACACGACGGCCGGCGCCATCGCAGGCCCGGTCGTGCAGCTCGATCTCAGGACCATGTACCTGAAGCAATTGCAGCTGCATGGCTCGAGCCAGGGCACGCGGGCGGACTTTCGCCGTATCGTCCGCTACATCGAGGACAAGAAGATCCGGCCGCTGGTCGGCGGCGTCTACAGGCTGTCCGATTTCCATCGCGCCCAGGCGGATTTCATCGCCAAGGATTTTGTCGGCAAGCTGGTAGTGGTTCCAGATGCCGTTGGGAGCGCCACGTAG
- a CDS encoding aspartate aminotransferase family protein: MDARPNSPEARDISYHMHGYTNARKHQEAGPLVIEKGDGIYVEDLAGNRYIEAMAGLWSVAVGFSEKRLVDAAVRQMSKLPYYHDFGSKSHSPLIDLAEKLVQMAPVPMSKAYFTNSGSEANDTAMKMIWYRSNALGQPGRKKIISRNRGYHGVTIAAASLTGLPNNHISFDLPIANVLHISTPHHWREALPGESEQQFSSRLADDLEKLILAEGPETIAAFFGEPIMGAGGVIVPPAGYWEKIQAVLSKYGILLVADEVICGFGRTGEMFGSQTFGIKPDIMVLSKQISSSYLPISALLINEKVFEPIADESNRIGTFGHGFTGGGHPVAAAVAFENLKLIEERDLVGNARTVGAHMQKRLRKLASHPLVGEVRGVGLIAAVELVGDKANKTPWGDVGALGGLVNGFMQQNGVISRNMGDALAFCPPLIITEPQVDQMIDAFERSLEAAGKQVGSQS; this comes from the coding sequence ATGGACGCCCGCCCGAATTCTCCCGAAGCCCGCGACATCAGCTACCACATGCATGGCTACACCAATGCCCGCAAGCATCAGGAGGCAGGGCCGCTCGTCATCGAGAAGGGCGACGGCATCTATGTCGAGGATCTGGCCGGTAACCGCTACATCGAGGCGATGGCGGGCCTTTGGAGCGTCGCGGTCGGTTTTTCCGAGAAGCGGCTGGTCGATGCGGCGGTGCGCCAGATGTCGAAGCTGCCTTACTATCACGACTTCGGCTCCAAATCGCATTCGCCGCTGATCGATCTTGCCGAGAAGCTTGTGCAGATGGCGCCGGTGCCGATGAGCAAGGCGTATTTCACCAATTCCGGCTCCGAGGCCAACGATACGGCCATGAAGATGATCTGGTACCGGTCGAATGCGCTCGGCCAGCCGGGACGCAAGAAGATCATCAGCCGCAATCGCGGCTATCACGGCGTCACCATCGCCGCGGCGAGCCTGACTGGACTGCCCAACAACCATATTTCGTTCGATCTGCCGATCGCCAATGTGCTGCACATTTCGACGCCGCACCACTGGCGCGAGGCGCTGCCGGGCGAGAGCGAACAGCAGTTTTCGAGCCGGCTTGCCGACGACTTGGAAAAGCTGATCCTGGCCGAGGGCCCGGAAACCATCGCCGCCTTCTTCGGCGAACCGATCATGGGCGCTGGCGGCGTCATCGTGCCGCCGGCCGGCTACTGGGAGAAGATCCAGGCGGTGCTGTCGAAATACGGCATCCTGCTCGTCGCCGACGAGGTCATCTGCGGCTTTGGCAGGACAGGCGAGATGTTCGGGTCGCAGACCTTCGGCATCAAGCCCGACATCATGGTGCTCTCCAAACAAATCTCGTCTTCCTACCTGCCGATCTCGGCGCTCCTCATCAACGAGAAAGTGTTCGAGCCGATTGCCGACGAAAGCAACCGAATCGGCACCTTCGGTCACGGCTTCACCGGCGGCGGCCATCCCGTTGCGGCGGCGGTCGCGTTCGAAAACCTGAAGCTGATCGAGGAGCGCGACCTTGTCGGCAATGCGCGCACGGTCGGCGCGCATATGCAGAAGCGGTTACGCAAGCTTGCTTCGCACCCGCTTGTCGGCGAGGTACGCGGCGTCGGCCTGATCGCGGCGGTCGAACTGGTCGGCGACAAGGCGAACAAGACGCCGTGGGGCGACGTCGGCGCGCTGGGCGGGCTCGTCAACGGCTTCATGCAGCAGAACGGCGTCATCTCGCGCAACATGGGCGATGCGCTGGCCTTCTGCCCGCCGCTGATCATCACCGAGCCGCAGGTCGATCAGATGATCGACGCGTTTGAAAGATCGCTCGAAGCCGCCGGCAAGCAGGTCGGATCACAGAGCTGA
- a CDS encoding NAD-dependent succinate-semialdehyde dehydrogenase encodes MSAHFARPLRHEALDRLADRRLLRELAYVDGHWTASEAAESFEVTDPATGATVAWVAALDIRQTSKAIDAASRAFLAWRGLLPQERSKILRKWFDLIIAAKDDLALLMTLEQGKPLKESLGEIDYAASFVEWYAEEAKRLNAESVTSHLPDAEMMVRREPLGVVGVVTPWNFPAAMLTRKAAAALAAGCTVVAHPSSETPLSALALAELGERAGLPAGVFNVLTGKASTIVGRMCEDARIRAMSFTGSTEIGRLIAAQSAATTKRLVMELGGHAPLIVFADADLDKAVTIAVDAKFATSGQDCLAANRIYVQRPLYDRFCAAFARRIEALRTGNGLVDDTDIGPLMHERGIKKIEEQVADALAGGARCLTGGKRHPAGPLFYQPTLLADVGDGALIMREETFGPVAAVTPFDSEDEVVARANATEYGLVAYVVTDNGARQLRMGRALDYGMVAINRVKITGAPIPFGGVKQSGIGREGSRHGLEAFTDLKYLCLDVA; translated from the coding sequence ATGTCCGCGCATTTTGCTCGCCCACTACGCCACGAAGCGCTTGATCGCCTTGCCGACCGCCGGCTGCTGCGCGAACTCGCCTATGTCGACGGCCACTGGACGGCGAGCGAGGCCGCCGAGAGTTTCGAGGTGACCGATCCGGCCACAGGCGCCACTGTCGCCTGGGTTGCCGCACTCGATATCAGGCAGACGAGCAAGGCGATCGATGCGGCATCCCGCGCCTTTCTCGCCTGGCGGGGACTTTTGCCGCAGGAACGCTCGAAGATCCTGCGAAAATGGTTCGACCTGATCATCGCTGCCAAGGATGACCTGGCGCTCTTGATGACACTCGAACAGGGCAAGCCGCTCAAGGAATCGCTTGGCGAGATCGACTACGCTGCCTCCTTCGTCGAATGGTATGCCGAGGAGGCAAAACGCCTCAACGCCGAAAGCGTCACCAGCCATTTGCCTGATGCCGAGATGATGGTGCGGCGCGAACCGCTCGGCGTCGTCGGCGTCGTCACCCCGTGGAATTTTCCTGCGGCCATGCTGACCCGCAAGGCGGCGGCCGCCCTTGCCGCCGGCTGCACCGTTGTGGCGCATCCTTCGTCGGAAACGCCGCTGTCGGCACTGGCGCTGGCCGAACTCGGCGAACGCGCCGGCCTGCCGGCAGGCGTCTTCAACGTTCTCACCGGCAAGGCTTCGACCATTGTTGGGCGCATGTGCGAAGACGCTCGCATTCGCGCCATGAGCTTCACCGGCTCGACCGAAATCGGCAGGCTGATCGCCGCGCAAAGTGCTGCGACGACGAAGCGGCTGGTGATGGAGCTCGGCGGCCACGCCCCGCTGATCGTCTTCGCCGACGCCGATCTTGACAAGGCTGTGACCATCGCCGTCGATGCCAAATTCGCCACGTCCGGCCAGGATTGCCTCGCCGCCAACCGCATCTATGTCCAACGCCCGCTTTACGATCGCTTTTGCGCCGCCTTTGCCAGGCGCATCGAGGCGTTGCGAACCGGCAATGGCCTGGTCGACGACACCGACATCGGGCCGTTGATGCACGAGCGCGGCATCAAGAAGATCGAGGAGCAGGTCGCCGATGCGCTGGCTGGCGGCGCGCGCTGCCTCACCGGCGGCAAGCGGCATCCGGCCGGGCCGCTGTTCTACCAGCCGACGCTGCTCGCCGATGTTGGAGACGGCGCGCTGATCATGCGCGAGGAAACCTTTGGTCCGGTCGCCGCCGTGACGCCCTTCGACAGCGAAGACGAGGTCGTCGCCCGCGCCAATGCCACCGAATACGGCCTCGTCGCCTATGTCGTCACCGACAACGGCGCCCGCCAATTGCGCATGGGCCGCGCGCTCGACTACGGTATGGTCGCCATCAACCGCGTGAAGATCACCGGCGCCCCGATCCCGTTCGGCGGCGTCAAGCAGTCCGGCATCGGCCGCGAGGGCTCGCGCCACGGGCTCGAAGCCTTTACCGATCTTAAATATCTCTGCCTGGACGTCGCCTAG
- a CDS encoding Lrp/AsnC family transcriptional regulator, translating to MAAPKLDPIDLKILDAVQRDGRITKLALADKVGLSPTPCWMRLRKLEKAGIVSGYHARIAMRAVAPVATVLMEVTLASHRQADFDRFERVIRDVPEIIACWSVGGGVDYLLKVMARDIDAYQRLVDALLEREIGIDRYFTYIVTKTVKEEIVLPVADLSPMQS from the coding sequence ATGGCCGCACCGAAACTCGATCCGATCGACCTCAAAATCCTCGACGCGGTCCAGCGCGACGGCCGCATCACCAAGCTGGCGCTCGCCGACAAGGTCGGCCTGTCGCCGACGCCGTGCTGGATGCGGCTGCGCAAGCTGGAAAAGGCCGGCATCGTCTCCGGCTATCACGCAAGGATCGCGATGCGCGCCGTCGCGCCGGTCGCCACCGTACTGATGGAGGTGACGCTGGCCAGCCACCGCCAGGCCGATTTCGATCGTTTCGAGCGCGTCATCCGCGACGTCCCCGAAATCATCGCCTGCTGGTCGGTGGGCGGCGGCGTCGACTATCTGCTGAAAGTGATGGCGCGCGACATCGACGCCTACCAGCGGCTCGTCGACGCGTTGCTCGAACGCGAGATCGGCATCGACCGTTACTTCACCTACATCGTCACCAAGACGGTGAAGGAGGAGATTGTCCTTCCGGTGGCCGATCTGTCGCCGATGCAGTCGTGA
- a CDS encoding NAD(P)/FAD-dependent oxidoreductase: MDHVDCIVAGAGVIGLAIARGMARCGMDTLILEAENAIGTGISSRNSEVIHAGIYYPAGSLKARLCLAGREKLYRYCEERAVPHARCGKLIVATDAEQEPVLASIRANASACGAGDLTPLTAAAARRLEPRLLCTSALLSPATGIIDSHALMLALLGDAEEHGAALSLNTRVVSGRIERAERGRIVLDTIDVTSGERFEIATMRFFNAAGLGATGLAGSLDGLDPQFVPKLRYAKGNYFSVAGRAPFSRLVYPVPEPGGLGVHLTLDLDGVARFGPDVEWTDQLDYRVDPARGERFYNEIRKYWPDLADGSLQPAYSGIRPKLSGPSEANADFVIQDAAVHGVEGLVNLFGIESPGLTSSLAIADHVVQRLAPPKAS, translated from the coding sequence ATGGACCATGTCGACTGCATCGTCGCCGGCGCCGGCGTCATTGGCCTCGCGATCGCGCGAGGCATGGCGCGTTGCGGCATGGACACCCTGATCCTCGAGGCCGAGAACGCCATCGGCACCGGGATCAGTTCGCGCAATTCCGAGGTCATCCATGCCGGCATCTACTATCCGGCCGGATCGCTGAAGGCGCGGTTGTGCCTGGCAGGCCGGGAGAAGCTCTACCGTTATTGCGAGGAGCGGGCGGTCCCGCATGCGCGCTGCGGCAAGCTCATCGTCGCGACGGATGCCGAACAGGAGCCGGTGCTCGCTTCCATCCGAGCCAACGCATCTGCTTGCGGCGCGGGCGACCTGACGCCCTTGACCGCGGCAGCGGCGCGCAGGCTGGAGCCCAGGCTGCTGTGCACTTCGGCCCTGCTGTCCCCCGCCACCGGCATCATCGACAGCCACGCCCTGATGCTTGCGCTGCTGGGCGATGCCGAGGAGCACGGGGCGGCGCTCAGCCTCAACACCCGCGTCGTCTCCGGCCGCATCGAGCGGGCCGAGCGGGGCCGCATCGTTCTCGATACGATCGACGTCACCAGCGGCGAGCGCTTTGAAATCGCCACCATGCGCTTCTTCAACGCCGCCGGGCTTGGCGCCACGGGGCTTGCCGGCTCGCTTGACGGGCTCGACCCGCAATTCGTGCCAAAACTTCGCTACGCCAAGGGCAACTATTTTTCGGTCGCCGGCCGGGCGCCCTTCTCGCGGCTGGTCTATCCCGTGCCCGAACCCGGTGGGCTCGGCGTGCATCTGACGCTCGACCTCGATGGCGTCGCCCGCTTCGGGCCGGATGTCGAATGGACGGATCAACTCGACTATCGCGTCGACCCGGCTCGCGGCGAACGCTTCTACAACGAAATCCGCAAATACTGGCCGGACCTGGCCGATGGCAGCCTGCAGCCGGCCTATAGCGGCATCCGGCCAAAACTCTCCGGTCCCAGCGAAGCCAATGCCGACTTCGTCATCCAGGACGCGGCGGTGCACGGCGTGGAGGGTCTGGTCAATCTGTTCGGCATCGAGAGCCCTGGCCTGACGTCAAGCCTGGCGATCGCCGACCACGTTGTGCAGCGCCTCGCGCCGCCGAAGGCAAGCTAA
- a CDS encoding PLP-dependent aminotransferase family protein: MTLWRPDPALIRRPAYQSLADQFARAIHDGRLANGARLPTHRRLADDLKLSVQTVSRAYEELIRRGLVSGEIGRGSFVQTQRREPEPPYLPERLGEIIDLSILKPVCEPMHLERLKQALGWLAENLPSSSALSFRPNMVFPRHRAVAVEWLRLCGLDVSAQNVSLTNGATAGMTVALMSVAPPGSTVATEAIGHHTLIPLARYLGFNLEGLPIDDNGLIPEALDEACRLSDIRAVFVQPSVINPTATLMDAARREQIAAVARRHDIAIIENDVLGPLVEGRPPPVAAFAPERTLYVTSFTKIVVPGLRIGYLAAPDRYVAAVANRHLVSNWMATPLVAEIATKWVTDGTAMELVRWQRSALRRRQEIAAQVLAGVDYRVHRDGLHLWLQLPGDRAEESFVSQARLQGVAIAPGTSFRISAAPWQPAVRISLGSTTEGELRAGLSVVTKLLLGDPEHLLLAI, encoded by the coding sequence ATGACATTGTGGCGTCCAGATCCCGCGCTCATCCGGCGGCCGGCCTATCAGTCGCTTGCCGACCAGTTCGCGCGCGCCATCCATGACGGGCGGCTGGCCAACGGCGCGCGGCTGCCGACGCATCGCCGGCTGGCCGACGACCTGAAGCTCTCGGTGCAGACAGTCAGTCGTGCCTATGAGGAACTGATCCGCCGGGGCCTGGTCTCCGGCGAGATCGGCCGCGGCAGCTTCGTGCAGACGCAGCGCCGCGAGCCGGAGCCGCCATACCTGCCGGAGCGCCTTGGCGAGATCATCGATCTCTCCATCCTGAAGCCGGTCTGCGAGCCGATGCATCTGGAGCGGCTGAAGCAGGCGCTTGGCTGGCTGGCCGAGAACCTGCCGTCGAGCTCGGCGCTGTCGTTCCGGCCGAACATGGTGTTCCCGCGTCACCGCGCGGTGGCGGTCGAGTGGCTGCGGCTGTGCGGTCTCGATGTGTCCGCGCAGAATGTCAGCCTGACCAACGGCGCCACAGCCGGGATGACGGTGGCGCTGATGAGCGTGGCGCCGCCCGGTTCGACCGTCGCCACCGAGGCGATCGGCCACCACACGCTGATCCCGCTGGCGCGCTATCTCGGTTTCAACCTCGAGGGCCTGCCGATCGACGACAACGGCCTCATCCCGGAGGCGCTCGACGAGGCGTGCCGGCTTTCCGACATCCGCGCCGTGTTCGTGCAGCCCTCGGTGATCAACCCGACCGCAACGCTGATGGACGCCGCGCGGCGCGAGCAGATCGCCGCGGTGGCGCGCAGGCACGACATCGCCATCATCGAAAACGATGTGCTCGGCCCGCTGGTCGAAGGCCGTCCGCCGCCGGTCGCCGCCTTCGCGCCCGAGCGCACGCTCTATGTCACTTCCTTCACCAAGATCGTGGTGCCGGGACTGCGCATCGGCTATCTCGCGGCGCCCGACCGTTATGTCGCCGCCGTCGCCAACCGGCATCTCGTCTCCAACTGGATGGCAACGCCGCTGGTGGCGGAGATCGCCACCAAATGGGTGACCGACGGCACGGCGATGGAACTCGTGCGCTGGCAGCGTTCGGCGCTGCGGCGGCGGCAGGAGATCGCGGCGCAAGTGCTTGCCGGGGTCGACTATCGCGTCCATCGCGACGGATTGCATCTGTGGCTGCAGCTGCCGGGCGACCGCGCCGAGGAGAGTTTCGTCTCACAGGCCCGACTGCAGGGCGTGGCGATCGCGCCAGGCACATCGTTCCGCATCTCGGCGGCGCCCTGGCAGCCGGCGGTTCGTATCTCGCTGGGCTCGACCACCGAGGGAGAGTTGCGCGCCGGCCTCAGCGTCGTCACCAAGCTTCTGCTCGGCGATCCGGAGCATCTTCTGCTGGCTATTTAG
- the ehuA gene encoding ectoine/hydroxyectoine ABC transporter ATP-binding protein EhuA, with translation MSAPIIKIDAISKSFGTFKVLDGLSMQVMPREKLALIGPSGSGKTTILRILMTLERIDSGHIQIDGEQLYHMERNGQLLAADERHLARMRQKIGMVFQLFNLFPHKSVIDNVTLAPILTKGMPRAAAEKRAMELLDMVGMADKAKSMPAQLSGGQKQRVAIARALALQPRIMLFDEVTSALDPELVEEVLNVLWRLCSETDMTMLLVTHEMGFAHDFADRVLFFDRGRIVEEGKPDEIFRNPKQERTQGFLKKIIAAGHRV, from the coding sequence GTGTCCGCGCCCATCATCAAGATCGACGCCATTTCGAAGAGCTTCGGCACCTTCAAGGTACTGGACGGCCTGTCGATGCAGGTCATGCCGCGCGAGAAGCTGGCGCTGATCGGCCCATCCGGCTCGGGCAAGACGACGATCCTGCGCATCCTGATGACGCTGGAGAGGATCGACAGCGGCCACATCCAGATCGACGGCGAGCAGCTTTACCACATGGAGCGCAACGGTCAGTTGCTGGCTGCCGACGAACGGCACCTGGCAAGAATGCGCCAGAAGATCGGCATGGTCTTCCAGCTGTTCAACCTGTTTCCGCACAAAAGCGTCATCGACAACGTCACGCTGGCGCCGATCCTGACCAAGGGCATGCCGCGCGCCGCCGCCGAAAAACGGGCGATGGAACTGCTCGACATGGTCGGCATGGCCGACAAGGCTAAAAGCATGCCTGCGCAGCTCTCCGGCGGGCAGAAGCAGCGTGTGGCGATTGCCCGGGCACTCGCATTGCAGCCCAGGATCATGCTGTTCGACGAGGTGACATCGGCGCTCGATCCGGAACTGGTCGAGGAGGTGCTGAACGTCTTGTGGCGGCTCTGCTCCGAGACCGACATGACCATGCTGCTGGTCACCCACGAAATGGGTTTTGCCCATGATTTCGCCGACCGGGTGCTGTTCTTCGATCGCGGCAGAATAGTCGAGGAAGGCAAGCCCGACGAGATTTTCCGCAATCCCAAGCAGGAGCGCACGCAAGGCTTCCTGAAGAAGATCATCGCGGCCGGACATCGTGTCTGA
- the ehuB gene encoding ectoine/hydroxyectoine ABC transporter substrate-binding protein EhuB yields MKKLGILAGVAGVALTAILAASTAGSADEGKLEELKAQGFARVAIANEPPYTAVAADGKVSGAAPDVAREIFKRLGVNDIVASISEYGAMIPGLQAGRFDVVTAGLFMKPERCAAVVYSEPVLCDAEAMLVKKGNPKGFKSYEDVAKDTSATIGAPGGGTEEKLALTAGVPRDRVIVVPDGQSGLKMLQDGRIDAYSLPVLSINDLVKKANDPNLEVVAPVVGAPVYCDGAAFKKGDEALRDAYDVELAKLKESGEFAKIIEPYGFSAAAAMSTSRDKLCSAK; encoded by the coding sequence ATGAAGAAACTTGGCATTCTGGCAGGCGTGGCCGGTGTAGCACTGACCGCGATCCTGGCCGCCTCGACAGCGGGATCAGCCGACGAAGGCAAGCTCGAAGAGCTCAAGGCACAGGGCTTCGCCCGCGTCGCCATTGCCAATGAGCCGCCCTATACGGCGGTTGCGGCCGACGGCAAGGTTTCGGGCGCGGCGCCCGATGTGGCGCGCGAAATCTTCAAGCGCCTCGGCGTCAACGACATCGTCGCCTCGATCTCGGAATATGGCGCCATGATCCCCGGCCTGCAGGCCGGCCGTTTCGATGTCGTCACCGCAGGCCTGTTCATGAAGCCGGAGCGTTGCGCTGCGGTCGTCTATTCGGAGCCGGTGCTGTGCGACGCCGAGGCGATGCTGGTCAAGAAGGGCAATCCGAAGGGCTTCAAGAGCTACGAGGATGTTGCCAAGGACACGAGCGCGACGATCGGGGCGCCGGGCGGCGGCACCGAGGAGAAGCTGGCGCTCACTGCCGGCGTGCCGCGTGACCGCGTCATCGTCGTGCCGGACGGCCAGAGCGGCCTGAAGATGCTGCAGGACGGCCGCATCGACGCCTATTCGCTGCCGGTGCTGTCGATCAACGATCTGGTCAAGAAGGCCAACGATCCGAACCTCGAAGTCGTCGCCCCGGTGGTCGGCGCGCCGGTCTATTGTGACGGCGCGGCCTTCAAGAAGGGCGACGAGGCGCTGCGCGACGCCTATGACGTCGAGTTGGCCAAGCTGAAGGAGTCCGGTGAATTCGCCAAGATCATCGAGCCCTACGGCTTCTCGGCGGCGGCGGCGATGTCGACGAGCCGCGACAAACTCTGCTCGGCGAAGTAG
- a CDS encoding aspartate aminotransferase family protein — protein MLDQSNELAAWDRDHFFHPSTHMGTHARGESPTRVIAGGEGVTIWDNNGRKSIDAFAGLYCVNVGYGRQKIADAIAAQARNLAYYHAYVGHGTEASITLAKMIIDRAPQGMSRVYFGLSGSDANETNIKLIWYYNNVLGRPEKKKIISRWRGYHGSGVMTGSLTGLDLFHNAFDLPRAPILHTEAPYYFRRADRSLSEEQFSQHCADKLEEMILAEGPDTVAAFIGEPILGTGGIVPPPTSYWEKIQGVLKKYDVLLVADEVVTGFGRLGTMFGSDHYGIKPDLITIAKGLTSAYAPLSGVIVSDKVWQVLVQGSDKLGSIGHGWTYSAHPICVAAGVANLELIDEMDLVRNAGETGAYFRAELAKAVGGHKNVGEVRGDGMLAAVEFVADKDDRVFFDASQKIGPQIATALGERGVIGRAMPQGDILGFAPPLCLTREEADIVVAKTADAVKSVFANI, from the coding sequence ATGCTCGACCAGTCCAACGAACTCGCCGCCTGGGACCGCGACCACTTCTTCCATCCCTCGACCCATATGGGCACCCACGCGCGCGGTGAATCGCCAACCCGCGTGATCGCCGGTGGCGAAGGCGTCACCATCTGGGACAATAATGGGCGCAAGAGCATCGATGCATTCGCCGGCCTCTATTGCGTCAATGTCGGCTATGGCCGTCAGAAGATCGCTGACGCGATTGCCGCGCAAGCCAGGAACCTCGCCTATTACCATGCCTATGTCGGCCACGGCACCGAGGCGTCGATCACGCTTGCCAAAATGATCATCGATCGGGCGCCGCAAGGCATGTCGCGGGTCTATTTCGGCCTCTCCGGTTCCGATGCCAACGAAACCAACATCAAGCTGATCTGGTATTATAACAACGTGCTCGGCCGGCCAGAGAAGAAGAAGATCATCTCGCGCTGGCGCGGCTATCACGGCTCCGGCGTCATGACGGGATCACTGACCGGGCTCGACCTGTTCCACAACGCCTTCGACCTGCCGCGCGCGCCGATCCTGCACACCGAGGCGCCCTATTATTTCCGCCGCGCCGACCGTTCGCTGAGCGAGGAGCAGTTTTCCCAACACTGCGCCGACAAGCTCGAGGAGATGATCCTCGCCGAAGGCCCGGACACGGTCGCCGCCTTCATCGGCGAGCCGATCCTCGGCACCGGCGGCATCGTGCCGCCGCCCACCTCCTATTGGGAGAAGATTCAAGGCGTGCTGAAGAAATACGATGTGCTGCTGGTCGCCGACGAAGTGGTCACCGGCTTCGGCCGGCTGGGCACCATGTTCGGGTCCGACCATTACGGCATCAAGCCCGACCTGATCACCATCGCCAAGGGCCTGACCTCGGCCTATGCGCCGCTGTCGGGCGTCATCGTCTCGGACAAGGTCTGGCAGGTGCTGGTGCAGGGTTCCGACAAGCTCGGCAGCATAGGTCATGGCTGGACCTATTCGGCGCATCCGATCTGCGTTGCCGCCGGGGTGGCCAATCTGGAACTGATCGACGAGATGGACCTGGTGAGGAACGCCGGCGAGACCGGCGCCTATTTCCGTGCCGAACTGGCGAAGGCCGTCGGCGGTCACAAAAACGTCGGCGAGGTGCGCGGCGACGGCATGCTGGCGGCGGTCGAATTCGTCGCCGACAAGGACGACCGGGTGTTCTTCGACGCCTCGCAGAAAATCGGGCCGCAGATCGCCACCGCCCTTGGCGAGCGCGGCGTCATCGGACGCGCCATGCCGCAGGGCGACATCCTCGGCTTCGCGCCGCCGCTGTGCCTCACCCGCGAAGAGGCCGACATCGTCGTGGCGAAGACGGCCGATGCGGTGAAGAGCGTGTTTGCGAACATCTGA
- a CDS encoding CBS domain-containing protein: MRISECMTQNVQVASPDQSLQDAARAMADLDAGVLPVGENDRLVGMITDRDIAVRGIAEGKGPDAQVRDVMSAEVRCCFDDQEVDDVLQHMGNLKLRRLPVISRDRRLVGIVSLGDLATNGEAAWAGEALGGISQPGGDHSQTAH, translated from the coding sequence ATGAGAATCAGCGAGTGCATGACACAGAATGTTCAGGTCGCCAGTCCGGACCAATCCTTGCAGGATGCCGCACGAGCCATGGCCGATCTTGACGCCGGTGTTCTGCCCGTCGGTGAGAATGACCGGCTGGTCGGGATGATCACGGACCGCGACATTGCCGTCCGTGGGATCGCGGAGGGCAAAGGCCCCGACGCCCAGGTCAGGGACGTTATGAGCGCCGAGGTACGATGCTGCTTTGACGACCAGGAAGTCGACGATGTCCTTCAGCACATGGGCAATCTCAAACTGCGGCGACTGCCGGTGATCAGCCGCGACCGACGGTTGGTTGGCATTGTCTCGCTCGGCGATCTCGCCACGAATGGCGAGGCGGCCTGGGCCGGCGAAGCGCTGGGCGGCATTTCGCAGCCGGGCGGCGACCATTCGCAGACGGCGCATTGA